In Terriglobales bacterium, the genomic window CAACAACGTGACCGTCTTCACCGGCAAAGCCGAAATGGGACAGAACATCCGCACGTCGCTGGCGCAGCAGGTTTCTGAAGAGCTGCATGTACCGGTGGACACGATCACGATGGTGATGGCGGATACCGAGCTTTGTCCCTTCGACATGGGAACTTTCGGCAGCCGCACCACTCCGCAAATGGGAACGGAGTTGCGCAACATTGCCGCCACGGCACGCGAGATGCTCGTCGATATGGCAGCGAGCAAGCTGGGCGGAAACCGCGATCACTTAGTTGCTGCCAATGGCACAGTGACCAACAACGCAACCCGCCAATCGATTCGCTACGGCGAGCTACTGAATGGACGCCAGCTGGTGCAGATGATTCCCGACGATCCGCCGCTGATTTCGCCGGAGAAGTGGACGGTTGCGGGAAGGGCGGTGCCCAAAGTCGATGGCCGCGAGTTTGTGACCGGCGAACATAAGTACGCCTCCGATATATCGCGTCCCGGAATGCTGCATGGGAAAGTTGTGCGTCCTTCGGCCTACCACGCGACGCTCGCTTCGCTCGATGCGGACGAGGCGCAGCATACGTCAGGTGTAACCGTCGTGCACGATGGCGACTTCGTCGGCGTGGTCGCACCGGATTCAACCAGTGCAGCCCGAGCCGCGAGCACAGTCAAAGCTCAATGGAAAGCGCCGCAGCAGATCTCCGAGAAAGAACTGTACAGCTACTTACGCGAGAAACCGGCCAATCAAGATCAGCACGCCGGAGGCGAAGGCGGTGGTCGCGCCAACGTCCACGAGAAAGGCTCGTTCGACTCGGCATTCGGATCGGCCGACAAAAAGATCGAAGCGACTTACACCGTGGCATACATCCAACACGCTCCGCTGGAGCCGCGCGCTGCCGTCGCTGAATGGAACGGTGACAAGCTTACGGTGTGGACAGGCACGCAACGTCCATTTGCTGTGCGCGATGAGCTTGTGCAGGCCTTTCACCTTCCCGAGCAGAACGTACGCGTCATTGTTCCCGATACGGGATCAGCTTACGGGGGCAAGCACACGGGAGAGGCTGCCGTTGAATGCGCTCGGCTGGCAAAGGCAGCGGGCAAGCCGGTCAAGCTGCAATGGACGCGCGAAGAGGAATTTACCTGGGCCTACTTCCGCCCTGCGGGAGTGATCGACGTAAAAGCCGGAGCGCGCAGCGACGGCTCGCTCGTCGCCTGGGAATATCACAACTACAACTCCGGCCCATCGGCGATCAATACGCCCTACGATGTTCCCAATCAGAGAATTCAGTTTCATCCGACAGAGAATCCGCCGCTGCGGCAGGGCTCGTACCGGTCGCTCGCGGCGACGGCCAATCACTTCGCGCGTGAAAGTTCGATGGACGAGGTCGCGCACGCGATTAGCGTGGACCCTCTGGAATTTCGCCTGAAACATATTAGCGATCGGCGATTGCGCGCAGTCTTTGAAGCTGCGGCAAAACGCTTCGGCTGGAGACAACAGAAGGCGACTCAAGAACGCGGCTTCGGCCTCGCTGGCGGATTCGAAAAAGGCGGATACGTGGCCACGTGCGCAGAGGTCGCCGTCGATCCGGCCAGCCGCGCAGTTCGCGTTGTGCGTGTAGTCGAGGCCTGGGACTGCGGTCCGGTGGTCAATCCGAATGGGCTGAAAAATCAAATCGAAGGCGCAATCATGCAAGGCATGGGCGGCGCGCTATTTGAAGACATTCACTTCGCGGATGGCCGCGTGCTGAATCCGCGCTTCGCGTTATACCGCGTGCCGCGCTTCCGCGATATGCCCAAGATCGAAGTCGAACTCATCGACCGCAAAGATGAGAAGCCTTTCGGCGCGGGCGAAACTCCCATTGTGGGAATCGCGCCGGCAGTGGGCAACGCGATCTTCAGCGCGACGGGAATCAGGTTGAGATCGCTGCCGATGGTACCGCAGGGGTTGCCGGAAAAATCAAGCTGAGCGGGACCGGCTGTTAAGGTGTCGCGCACGAAAAGCAAACACAAGGTCCTTCGCGCCAAAACCCGGCGCTCAGGATGACACGGGTTTTGGATGTTTGGCGCGCCATCGACAAAAACGCGAGCATGGACAAAATGGCAGTTCGACAAAAAGCGTAATCGCCGATTTCGAGAAAAAGCGCCGCACTTTAAAAACCGTGTCATGCTGAGGCGTGCTTTTCGCCGAAGCACCTTGTGTTTGCTTTTGCGTGTTATCACCGGCTCTCGGCGCTGTTGTCGTGGTACCGATAAAGGTTTCCGGCCGAATGCCGAGTGCCGACAGCCGAGTGCCTATTTATTAATATCCTCCTTCGCCTCCAACCTCTTAACCAGCCGATCGAACGCTGACTTGTAGATATCCGGCGCGTCGGTTACTGCAAGCTTCATCTCTTTTACTGCGCCGTCGTAGTCTCCTTTTGCTACGGCGAGGCGGGCTGCATCCGAGTGCGAGATCCACTCATTTGGATATTTCTTCACGTTCGTGCGGAAGAGTTCGAGGGCTTCATCCTGCTTGCCCTGGAACTGGAGCTGGCGGGCGTAGGAATGAAGCTGGATGGCATTGGCGCTGTCGAGCGCTTTGGCGCGGACGACTTTCGCTTCGTCGTTCTTGCCCATGGCATCGAGGATCTGAGATTTCGTCAGCAGATTGTCGAATCGGGATTCGAGCTGGATCGAGTGGTTCGAGTAATCGAGCGCCTCTGGCAGATCGACCTTCTCCGCGAGCAGATAGCTGGCGGCTTCGTCCCAACTCTCCCAGATGTATTGCGAGCCTGTACGCAGCTGCGATTTGAGATCGGCTTCGACGATGTCGTGCACGGGGACGGTGACCCGGAATGGAACCGCCACTTTTTCCCAGCGCAGAGTGACAAGCGTTGAGTCGGGCTTCACGTCGTCGAAGTCATAGGTGAGCGCTTCATGAAATTCGCTCGGCTGCGGCTTCACGGTGACCCGCAGTGCGTCTTCATCCTGCTTGTAGGAGAAGCTGCCCCAGGAGGTCGCCGCTTTCGAGAAGATCACCGTCCATTCATTCTCGTTCGGGATCATGTGCAAGCCATAAACGCCCTTAGCCAGGGGCTTGCCTTCGACGGAGACGGAATCGGTAAATTCGATAATGGTGTTTTCGTTTGCACCGGCGCGCCAGACTTGTCCGTAGGGAACGAGCTTGCCCCATATCTGCCGGTTGTTGACCAGCGGACGGCTATAGTTCACGGAGATGTCGGTGATGCCGATGCGCTGCGTCACCAGCGCATGCTGGCTGGGCCGGGGCAGGTTCAGGATGCTTTGAGCGTGCGATTGCGACGCAATCAACAGCAATGCGCCGGTCGCAAGAAATGCGAGCAGCATTCGCTTCTTCATGTGTGATTAGCCTCCGCGATTGGACGTGGAGATACTCGCGCCGTGAGCGGAGTTGGTGGGTGAAGTGCGACGGCTTGTCCCAGGATTTTTGAGCTGCATGGAGCATTTGTGGCTGCGTTCTCGCACCAATAGAATGCGAAGGAACTGCTCGATGACCGGATTACTCCAGTTCGAAGTCAAAACACGACGCGGATTTCGCGGACGCTTCGCGCGCGGATCACGCGGATACCAAAACTCACTTACATCGACATTAATCCGCGACCGAAGGTTCCGCGAAATCCGCGTCAGGTTTTCTGTTCCTACGGCATGACCCAGTCACCCCTCCGCATTCTGATCTCCGCCGGGGAAGCTTCCGGCGAGAACTACGGCGCCATGCTCATGGCCCAACTGCGCAAGCTTACAGATCGCGACATTCAGTTCTTCGGAGTCGGCGGGGAGAAGATGCGCGCTGCCGGATTCGACACGATTGTCGATTCGGGAAAAGTGGCTGCGGTTGGTATCACGGAAGTCATCAAGCATGTCGCGACGATCTACCGTGAGTTTTTTCGCACCGTAGCAGCCGCCCGAGAACGAAGGCCGGATGCTGCCGTGCTGATCGACTTTCCCGACTTCAACCTGCGCCTCGCAGGCAAGCTGCACGACATGGGCGTGCCCGTTGTGTACTTCGTCTCTCCACAGCTTTGGGCATGGAAGCAGCGGCGAATCTGGCGGGTGAAGAAGTTTGTCGATCGCATGCTTGTGATCTTCCCTTTCGAGCAGGACTATTACCGTGAGCGTGGCGTGGACGCCGAGTACGTCGGTCATCCGCTGGCAGATCTCGCTCCACCACAGATTCCCCGCGAGGTCTTTGCGCGCGAGCATGGGCTTGATCCGGCGAAGCACTGGATCGCTCTGCTGCCGGGCAGCAGGAAGAAAGAAGTCTTATTGAATCTGCCGGTGATGATCGAGGCTGCGGCGAAATTGGGCAGTGAATATGAATATCTGGTTCCAGTAGCAAGCACGTTGTCGCACGAGTGGATGAAACAGCAGATCGGGTCAGCGCCCGTTCATCTCGTTTTGGATGCGCGGGCTGCGCTGCTTCATGCCCAGGTGTCTGTCGTCGCCAGCGGAACCGCTACCGTCGAAGCTGCGCTCATTGGGAATCCATTCATCGTTGTTTATCGCGTCAGCGGGTTGAGCTATGCGATCGGTAAACGTCTGGTGAAGGTGAAGAACTTCGGAATGGTGAATCTGATTGCGGGACGCGAGATCGTCCCAGAGCTGATCCAGGAGAACTTTACGGCAGAGCACGTAATCGAGGAGCTAAGAAAACTGATCCCCGATGGTCCACCGCGAGAACAAATGCTGCGGGAGCTTAACGGCGTTCAATCGAAGCTGCGTCAGGTGGGGGCTGCAGGTGGAGAAACTGCCATTGCACGGGCCGCACATGCTGTGCTGGAGACGATTTCACCCGGCGCGCCTTGAGCTGAAGATCGGGTCGAGTGCGACGAATAGCTCGCACTCCGACCTGGGCCTTTCCGCCTTACTTCCCGGTTGCGATAGAAAGCAGTGAACTCCGTTCACTGTACACGAATATAAAGCGAAAGTAAAGTTCTGACTCCAAGATAGAGAAAGCAACACTGAGTAGAAATGAGGTGAATCTCCTTTCGATCGTTGAGGCCTCATTCCCCGCTTCTCCCAGCGCGATAGCCCGGGTGCCATGCCAACTCGGCACAAATCATTACTCTTTCCGGAGAATTCATCCCGGTCTGCACTTACGCTGTTATTACGCTGTTAGTTCGCTGTTCTTTTTCGAAAATGTGCGAACTGTTGGGCAGAAAACTCGAAGTCGCAAATGTGTACGCTGTTTTTTACGCTGTTAGCAGCGTAAAGTGCGCTCCGAGCTGACGCAACTTCCATTTCGTTCTATGTGTTCTCAGTGCTTCGTGGTGAATGAGCACAGGCGCGAGTTAAACTATTTCTGCACCTCATTCGTTTATAGAATGGAAGTGTCGATTCTCGTAGTGGGCCGTCCAACCTCTTCCTGTAAAGGTCATTCATCTGCATCTTTTCTGGATGTGCGGAGGCGTCGTACGAGGACGGCTACTGTGGAGCTTCAATGAGTTTTTCTAGCCGGATGCGCACCGCGCGCATTCCCTATAGCATTCTGCGGCTGCTGATTTCTGCGGCCTTTGTCGCCCTTACTCTTGCCGCCAGCGCTGCCGAGAAGCCTCGGATCGAGGTCAATGACTACGTAATTGACGCGGACCTCGCGCCCAAAACGCATCACATTACTGCCAAAGCCAAGGTCAAATTCACGGCGCTGGACGACATCAGCACCGCCGTATTCGAGCTCAACAATGCCCTTCGCGTCACGCGGGTGACTACCGAAGCCGGCAAGGTTCTGCCAACGGAGCGCGTCACTCAGGACTACACAGTGCGCGTTTCCCTGCCGGACGGCTTGTCCAAGGGGCAATCGCAAACACTCAATTTCGACTATGAAGGCGTGCTGGCAAACGGCGATGACAGTCCTGTGGAAGGCCTGAAACTCGCCTCGATCAATCCCGATACAAGCTACTTGCTCTATGCCGCCCGCTGGTTCCCGATGGTTGGTTACGGTACGAACCGGTTCACGGCAACTATCAACATTACGGTTCCGGCGTTCTTTTCCGTAATCGGCAGCGGCGCCAAGCCGGGATCGGAGCATCCGGCGTCGGCGGGGAACAAAACCGCGAGCTTCGTTTGGGACACTCCGAGTTTTCCCGGAACGATCATCGCCGGCACTTTCGTTGAAACC contains:
- a CDS encoding molybdopterin cofactor-binding domain-containing protein translates to MSFDSELLQQSVDRLTHSFTVNRRELLKLFGAGLMVCAVDARALQESGGRRRNEEEERVPHDVASWIHIAEDNNVTVFTGKAEMGQNIRTSLAQQVSEELHVPVDTITMVMADTELCPFDMGTFGSRTTPQMGTELRNIAATAREMLVDMAASKLGGNRDHLVAANGTVTNNATRQSIRYGELLNGRQLVQMIPDDPPLISPEKWTVAGRAVPKVDGREFVTGEHKYASDISRPGMLHGKVVRPSAYHATLASLDADEAQHTSGVTVVHDGDFVGVVAPDSTSAARAASTVKAQWKAPQQISEKELYSYLREKPANQDQHAGGEGGGRANVHEKGSFDSAFGSADKKIEATYTVAYIQHAPLEPRAAVAEWNGDKLTVWTGTQRPFAVRDELVQAFHLPEQNVRVIVPDTGSAYGGKHTGEAAVECARLAKAAGKPVKLQWTREEEFTWAYFRPAGVIDVKAGARSDGSLVAWEYHNYNSGPSAINTPYDVPNQRIQFHPTENPPLRQGSYRSLAATANHFARESSMDEVAHAISVDPLEFRLKHISDRRLRAVFEAAAKRFGWRQQKATQERGFGLAGGFEKGGYVATCAEVAVDPASRAVRVVRVVEAWDCGPVVNPNGLKNQIEGAIMQGMGGALFEDIHFADGRVLNPRFALYRVPRFRDMPKIEVELIDRKDEKPFGAGETPIVGIAPAVGNAIFSATGIRLRSLPMVPQGLPEKSS
- a CDS encoding DUF2911 domain-containing protein; its protein translation is MKKRMLLAFLATGALLLIASQSHAQSILNLPRPSQHALVTQRIGITDISVNYSRPLVNNRQIWGKLVPYGQVWRAGANENTIIEFTDSVSVEGKPLAKGVYGLHMIPNENEWTVIFSKAATSWGSFSYKQDEDALRVTVKPQPSEFHEALTYDFDDVKPDSTLVTLRWEKVAVPFRVTVPVHDIVEADLKSQLRTGSQYIWESWDEAASYLLAEKVDLPEALDYSNHSIQLESRFDNLLTKSQILDAMGKNDEAKVVRAKALDSANAIQLHSYARQLQFQGKQDEALELFRTNVKKYPNEWISHSDAARLAVAKGDYDGAVKEMKLAVTDAPDIYKSAFDRLVKRLEAKEDINK
- the lpxB gene encoding lipid-A-disaccharide synthase; amino-acid sequence: MTQSPLRILISAGEASGENYGAMLMAQLRKLTDRDIQFFGVGGEKMRAAGFDTIVDSGKVAAVGITEVIKHVATIYREFFRTVAAARERRPDAAVLIDFPDFNLRLAGKLHDMGVPVVYFVSPQLWAWKQRRIWRVKKFVDRMLVIFPFEQDYYRERGVDAEYVGHPLADLAPPQIPREVFAREHGLDPAKHWIALLPGSRKKEVLLNLPVMIEAAAKLGSEYEYLVPVASTLSHEWMKQQIGSAPVHLVLDARAALLHAQVSVVASGTATVEAALIGNPFIVVYRVSGLSYAIGKRLVKVKNFGMVNLIAGREIVPELIQENFTAEHVIEELRKLIPDGPPREQMLRELNGVQSKLRQVGAAGGETAIARAAHAVLETISPGAP